In a genomic window of Streptomyces noursei ATCC 11455:
- a CDS encoding ABC transporter permease subunit produces MSTTSPVAPPAPAAAPKATLFHPTVARLTYRALLGRRRALILFALPALLVAIAVIVRTLTGADDATAGGILGGFALGTMVPLIGVIAGTGAIGPEIDDGSVIYLLAKPVRRSTIIFTKLLVSIGVTAAFSAIPVLVAGFILNGNSQQIAVAYAVAAAVASVAYSALFLLFGTVTRHAVVFGLVYALVWEAFVGNIVPGARTLSVQQWALAVGQKVGAEGALNSAVQLPLALCLLVAVTALATWYAGRRLKALTLAGEE; encoded by the coding sequence ATGTCCACGACCTCTCCCGTGGCCCCGCCGGCGCCCGCCGCCGCGCCCAAGGCCACGCTCTTCCACCCGACCGTCGCCCGGCTCACCTACCGGGCGCTGCTCGGCCGGCGCCGGGCGCTGATCCTCTTCGCGCTGCCCGCCCTCCTGGTGGCGATCGCGGTGATCGTCCGGACGCTGACCGGCGCCGACGACGCCACGGCCGGCGGCATCCTGGGCGGGTTCGCGCTGGGCACGATGGTCCCGCTGATCGGCGTGATCGCGGGGACGGGCGCGATCGGCCCGGAGATCGACGACGGCTCGGTGATCTACCTCCTGGCCAAGCCGGTCCGCCGCTCGACGATCATCTTCACCAAGCTGCTGGTCTCGATCGGCGTGACCGCGGCGTTCTCGGCGATACCGGTCCTGGTGGCCGGGTTCATCCTCAACGGCAACAGCCAGCAGATAGCCGTGGCGTACGCGGTGGCGGCCGCCGTCGCCTCGGTCGCCTACAGCGCCCTGTTCCTGCTGTTCGGCACGGTCACCCGGCACGCCGTGGTCTTCGGCCTGGTCTACGCCCTGGTCTGGGAGGCGTTCGTGGGGAACATCGTCCCCGGGGCGCGGACCCTCAGCGTTCAGCAGTGGGCGCTCGCGGTGGGGCAGAAGGTGGGCGCCGAGGGGGCGCTGAACTCCGCGGTCCAACTGCCGCTCGCGCTCTGCCTGCTGGTGGCCGTCACCGCACTGGCGACCTGGTACGCCGGGCGCCGGCTGAAGGCGCTGACGCTGGCCGGGGAGGAGTAG